A DNA window from Candidatus Afararchaeum irisae contains the following coding sequences:
- a CDS encoding type IV pilin → MPREDDRGVSPVIGVVLLVATVVLLAAGVFFSVSGTASQLSQPKMARIEAGTLEADEVCEGGYCDQTVRLRNVAGGDIDVSETEIVVELPNRKSGRLVDLPSDDRDLDDENVEGDDVFSQSALQAGGAITEGGSDTDGVWSSGETVRFRIKQSGDGMSLDPGDEVRVRVVDTASGTVIFSRSLTAE, encoded by the coding sequence ATGCCGAGAGAGGACGACAGAGGCGTTTCACCCGTTATAGGTGTCGTGCTTCTCGTGGCTACCGTAGTCCTACTTGCGGCGGGGGTCTTCTTCTCAGTCTCAGGGACAGCCTCACAGCTGAGTCAGCCGAAGATGGCGCGTATCGAAGCGGGGACTCTTGAAGCCGACGAGGTATGTGAGGGAGGCTACTGTGACCAGACGGTGCGTCTCCGCAACGTCGCTGGCGGCGATATCGACGTCTCGGAGACCGAGATAGTAGTCGAACTCCCGAACCGAAAGTCGGGTAGACTCGTCGACCTGCCTTCGGACGACAGAGACCTCGACGACGAGAACGTCGAAGGAGACGACGTCTTCTCCCAGAGTGCCCTCCAGGCAGGAGGAGCTATAACAGAAGGAGGCTCCGACACCGACGGAGTCTGGTCGTCGGGTGAGACAGTCAGGTTCAGGATAAAACAGAGCGGCGACGGAATGAGCCTCGATCCGGGAGACGAGGTGAGGGTCAGAGTAGTCGACACTGCGTCGGGCACGGTTATCTTTAGTCGGAGCCTAACAGCCGAGTAA
- a CDS encoding cold shock domain-containing protein — protein MANGKVDFFNDTGGYGFIETDATEEGEDVFFHMEDVGGDDLTEGTEIEFEIEEAPKGPRATDVVRV, from the coding sequence ATGGCAAACGGTAAGGTTGATTTCTTCAACGACACAGGCGGTTACGGTTTCATAGAGACGGACGCGACCGAGGAAGGAGAGGACGTCTTCTTCCACATGGAGGACGTCGGCGGTGACGATCTCACAGAAGGCACAGAGATAGAGTTCGAGATAGAAGAGGCTCCCAAGGGTCCCCGCGCGACTGACGTCGTCCGCGTATAA
- a CDS encoding translation initiation factor eIF-1A has product MSKKTQTGHRNLRMPEGDELFAVVTQHNGGNHVSIRCEDGEERMGRIPGRMKYRTWIEEGDIVIAEPWDWQDGKANIEWRYDSQDADQLREEGHID; this is encoded by the coding sequence ATGAGTAAGAAAACCCAGACAGGTCACCGTAACCTACGTATGCCCGAGGGCGACGAGTTATTCGCCGTAGTCACACAGCACAACGGGGGCAACCACGTGAGTATCAGATGTGAGGACGGTGAGGAGCGTATGGGACGTATCCCGGGACGTATGAAGTACAGGACGTGGATAGAGGAGGGCGACATCGTAATAGCCGAGCCCTGGGACTGGCAGGACGGCAAGGCTAACATAGAGTGGAGATACGACAGCCAGGACGCCGACCAGCTTCGTGAAGAAGGACATATAGACTAA